The following proteins are co-located in the Fretibacterium sp. OH1220_COT-178 genome:
- the fliE gene encoding flagellar hook-basal body complex protein FliE produces MADVLARCAVRLILLPWRTWDGVMWTPLCCKDRAEISDWEGVILERLMLDMTRLAAREAKEASRSAKDFRTGEERGLETAASPRVSFEDLLSASMKEVNALQLEADDKMRRLATGDVEDISEVVMASSRAEIALKLMMELRNKFVDAYQALSRIAG; encoded by the coding sequence ATGGCAGATGTCCTTGCCCGTTGTGCGGTTCGCTTGATTCTTTTGCCGTGGCGTACGTGGGACGGCGTGATGTGGACGCCGCTGTGTTGTAAGGACAGAGCTGAAATCTCTGACTGGGAGGGCGTTATTTTGGAGCGCTTGATGCTGGATATGACGCGATTGGCTGCTCGGGAAGCGAAAGAGGCATCGAGGTCGGCGAAGGACTTTCGTACCGGTGAGGAGAGAGGCCTTGAAACGGCGGCTTCCCCCCGGGTCTCTTTTGAAGATCTGCTTTCCGCATCCATGAAGGAGGTCAATGCCCTTCAGTTGGAGGCTGACGACAAGATGCGCAGGCTCGCTACGGGGGATGTCGAGGATATTTCGGAGGTCGTCATGGCCTCCTCTCGGGCTGAGATCGCTCTCAAGCTCATGATGGAGCTGCGCAATAAGTTTGTGGATGCCTACCAGGCCCTGTCGAGAATTGCCGGCTGA
- the eutS gene encoding ethanolamine utilization microcompartment protein EutS, translating into MSSDNKERIIQEYVPGKQVTLAHMICHPKPELCTLIGVESSGAIGIMTITPGEGAIIAADIASKAGAVTMDFIDRFTGCILFTGDVGAVESSLITTVRTLNEVLGFFKAPITRT; encoded by the coding sequence GTGAGCTCTGACAACAAAGAACGCATCATTCAGGAATACGTCCCCGGAAAACAGGTCACCCTGGCCCACATGATCTGCCACCCCAAACCGGAATTGTGCACCCTGATCGGAGTGGAGAGCTCCGGTGCCATAGGCATCATGACCATTACCCCAGGGGAGGGAGCCATCATCGCGGCGGACATCGCATCAAAAGCCGGGGCTGTGACCATGGACTTCATCGACCGATTCACCGGCTGCATCCTCTTCACCGGAGACGTGGGGGCGGTCGAGAGTTCATTGATAACGACGGTCCGCACCCTGAACGAGGTTCTGGGCTTCTTCAAAGCCCCCATCACCCGCACATGA
- a CDS encoding MotE family protein yields MAEERGTERPAEVQAERTPAVPPKKKKKRSKLGLLFLLAVLSLGVAVGLHFSGLWDGRPLFWRAVPRIPYVGDTLARFFKVPERYTLTVAERRRLELEDWQRRLDEREREVRAAGSDLAILSADLERRSAALDRQELLLTVASSDREAGGADADERKLVEQVAKTYQDMSARNAAQIVEQLREDLAVDLLRRLPVDVRASILGKIKPMKAARLTELMSGHGR; encoded by the coding sequence ATGGCCGAGGAACGTGGAACGGAGCGGCCGGCCGAGGTTCAGGCCGAACGAACGCCTGCCGTCCCCCCGAAAAAGAAGAAAAAACGCAGCAAGCTCGGACTTTTATTTTTATTGGCCGTTTTGTCGCTGGGCGTCGCCGTCGGCCTGCATTTCAGCGGATTGTGGGACGGCCGCCCTCTCTTCTGGAGAGCCGTTCCGAGGATCCCTTACGTGGGAGACACCCTGGCGCGTTTTTTCAAGGTGCCTGAGCGCTACACCTTGACGGTCGCTGAGCGTCGAAGGCTCGAGCTTGAGGATTGGCAGAGGCGTTTGGACGAGAGGGAGCGGGAGGTCCGTGCCGCAGGAAGCGACCTGGCGATCCTTTCCGCGGACCTGGAAAGGCGTTCTGCGGCCCTGGATCGTCAGGAGCTTCTTCTGACGGTGGCGAGCTCCGACAGGGAGGCGGGCGGGGCGGATGCCGACGAGAGGAAACTGGTGGAGCAGGTCGCCAAGACCTATCAGGATATGTCCGCACGCAATGCGGCTCAGATCGTGGAGCAGCTGAGGGAGGACCTCGCGGTGGATTTGCTTCGCAGGCTGCCGGTCGACGTCCGGGCCTCGATTCTGGGAAAGATCAAACCGATGAAGGCCGCCCGTTTGACGGAGCTGATGTCCGGGCATGGGCGGTAG
- a CDS encoding FliH/SctL family protein — MERTSSLSSVRQKVLRTVRLLPQAVKIGMEPEAAPPPVREEEQPLNEPSPPQEPVKSREDELQEQLADLRNRLRDAEARAEELVRERNFLEAEVERVRADCAERERAAEARTRDAEAQACAEGRLRGEAEGREAGHAEGLRVAKVEVEALYLKKLGGLVSFLESIAARLEEDFAELVALNQPRMLRLWFDMLRRMLKREVELKPDAVLQVLSDVLSRLSDKNSVVIYASPEDVGLLQDNLDKEFEDVLRGVRHLELKADTNVDRGSCIVETGLGVYDARWRTQIGQIDSTLDKLFQKLGKVTKRPSARKKGVAAEPASETGRRRKAAAKGAKDSRERVGAVSEAPAPSVSEDA, encoded by the coding sequence GTGGAGAGGACGAGCTCGTTGTCTAGCGTCCGCCAGAAGGTCCTGCGAACGGTCCGTTTGCTGCCCCAGGCCGTCAAGATCGGAATGGAGCCCGAGGCTGCTCCTCCTCCCGTTCGTGAGGAGGAGCAGCCTTTGAATGAGCCGTCCCCGCCTCAGGAGCCCGTCAAGTCGCGCGAGGACGAACTTCAGGAACAGCTCGCAGATCTGCGCAATCGGTTGCGCGATGCGGAGGCTCGAGCCGAGGAGCTGGTCCGGGAGCGGAATTTTCTGGAGGCCGAGGTAGAGCGCGTCCGAGCCGATTGTGCGGAAAGAGAGCGGGCCGCGGAGGCGAGGACTCGGGATGCGGAGGCACAGGCCTGCGCGGAGGGGCGTCTTCGGGGGGAGGCCGAGGGCCGAGAGGCCGGTCACGCCGAGGGGCTGCGCGTCGCCAAGGTCGAGGTGGAGGCCCTTTATCTCAAGAAGCTGGGGGGGCTGGTGTCCTTCCTGGAATCCATCGCGGCTCGCCTGGAGGAGGATTTCGCGGAGCTGGTCGCCCTAAATCAGCCCCGCATGTTGCGGCTCTGGTTCGACATGCTGCGGCGCATGCTGAAACGGGAGGTCGAGCTGAAGCCGGATGCCGTCCTGCAGGTGCTCTCGGATGTTTTGTCTCGGCTCAGCGACAAGAACAGCGTGGTGATCTACGCCTCTCCGGAGGATGTCGGGCTTCTTCAGGACAATCTCGATAAGGAGTTCGAGGATGTCCTCCGCGGCGTGCGTCACCTGGAGCTGAAGGCGGACACGAACGTGGATCGGGGAAGCTGCATCGTGGAAACCGGTCTTGGGGTCTACGACGCGCGCTGGCGCACCCAGATAGGCCAGATCGATTCGACCCTCGATAAATTGTTCCAGAAGCTGGGGAAGGTCACGAAAAGGCCGTCCGCCCGCAAGAAGGGCGTTGCGGCTGAGCCCGCCTCGGAGACGGGACGCCGCAGGAAGGCCGCGGCTAAGGGGGCCAAGGATTCCCGGGAGCGGGTGGGCGCCGTCTCCGAGGCCCCCGCTCCCTCCGTGTCCGAGGACGCATGA
- a CDS encoding iron-containing alcohol dehydrogenase — MRIHMVPPVNLIGRGCIKTMGREAAMYRARRAFVVASSGGVGEAQAGLAASILKDAQVETVLFCQVMPNPTIEAVEKGVELYRASGCDLLVAVGGGSALDAAKGIGLLVSNGGRIAQYEGEDKVNEDLPPFIAVSTTSGSGSEVTRFAVISDADHSKLTLVDRRLTPDVSINDPEMMMSMPPALTAATGMDAMTHAVEAYVSREATPVTDAQAWKAIQLVAQNLPAAVKDGTDMVAREKMCCASFLAGTAFNNAGLGLVHAMSHPLGGHYNLPHGLCNALLLPVVCRFNLAFETLGRFSDIAIALGVGRSWRTERDNAETGLKMLFELNRTLGLPKGLKELGVRREDLSLLAERAMEEAIGRPNPRKYDKDDVLRLYEEAY, encoded by the coding sequence ATGAGGATCCACATGGTGCCTCCCGTCAACTTGATTGGGCGTGGCTGCATCAAGACAATGGGTCGAGAGGCCGCCATGTATCGTGCCCGCCGGGCCTTTGTGGTCGCCTCGTCCGGGGGGGTAGGGGAAGCTCAGGCGGGGCTTGCCGCCTCCATTCTGAAAGATGCACAAGTCGAGACCGTCCTTTTTTGTCAGGTCATGCCCAACCCTACGATAGAAGCCGTCGAGAAAGGAGTTGAGCTCTACCGGGCGTCCGGCTGCGACTTGTTGGTTGCGGTGGGTGGCGGCAGTGCTCTGGATGCCGCCAAGGGTATCGGACTGCTGGTGAGCAACGGAGGGAGAATTGCCCAGTATGAAGGCGAGGACAAGGTAAATGAAGATCTTCCGCCCTTTATAGCGGTCTCGACGACGTCGGGGTCTGGAAGCGAGGTGACTCGGTTTGCCGTAATTTCCGATGCCGACCACAGTAAGTTAACCCTTGTCGATCGACGTCTGACTCCCGATGTCTCCATCAACGACCCGGAGATGATGATGTCAATGCCTCCGGCTCTCACCGCCGCAACAGGCATGGATGCCATGACCCATGCCGTGGAGGCTTATGTCTCCCGGGAGGCTACGCCTGTTACGGATGCCCAGGCCTGGAAGGCCATACAGCTTGTGGCGCAGAACTTACCTGCGGCGGTCAAGGACGGTACGGACATGGTTGCTCGAGAAAAAATGTGCTGTGCCAGTTTTTTGGCGGGCACAGCCTTCAACAACGCGGGGCTGGGGCTGGTACATGCCATGTCCCATCCCTTGGGGGGCCATTACAACCTTCCCCACGGGCTCTGCAACGCGCTGCTGCTGCCGGTGGTCTGCCGCTTCAACCTGGCCTTCGAGACGCTCGGCAGATTCTCCGATATCGCCATTGCCTTGGGGGTGGGACGATCCTGGAGGACCGAACGCGATAATGCAGAGACGGGACTCAAGATGCTTTTCGAGCTCAATCGAACGTTGGGGCTCCCGAAGGGGCTGAAAGAGCTCGGAGTACGCCGGGAGGACCTTTCGCTTTTGGCGGAGCGGGCGATGGAGGAGGCGATCGGACGCCCCAACCCCAGAAAATATGATAAGGACGATGTGCTTCGCCTTTATGAAGAAGCTTATTGA
- a CDS encoding TolC family protein translates to MKTDKSFELAKKQVTTAREDYRMAFRRYEARLGSNIDVLDAKRALIRSRTEYVDAVYDAAAARSHLVYVMGGDLPPDLFFLKR, encoded by the coding sequence TTGAAAACGGATAAATCTTTCGAGCTGGCGAAAAAACAGGTGACGACGGCACGGGAGGATTATCGGATGGCCTTTCGCCGTTACGAGGCCCGATTGGGATCGAACATCGATGTCCTGGATGCGAAACGGGCACTGATCCGAAGCCGAACCGAGTACGTCGATGCGGTTTACGATGCCGCCGCGGCTCGGTCTCACCTGGTCTACGTGATGGGCGGAGACTTGCCGCCGGATTTGTTTTTTCTGAAACGGTAG
- the fliF gene encoding flagellar basal-body MS-ring/collar protein FliF has product MDSLKRWFAAFLLFWASLKLWQRISLFIAAFLVIAAMFMLVFLAGRTSYEPLFAGLEVEDQAAIVSYLRENKIPYRLDPAASAILMPRELVYETRLTLAQEGLPKGGSKGFELFDDSKMGLSEFQQRITYIRAIEGELERTIAQMDVVDSARVSVVIPEQRLFLEQRKPSTASVLLRLRPGSVLGPNQVKSVIHLVSHSVDGLQPEDVTVVDTGGNILSDMIADSMIIYPPDGRSAVTSVQRELERQRERELESKARLMLEQVFGPGKVVVRVKVDLDFDKRSHSFVEYTPNPETGQGVPRSNQREEENYTGQGQPIGSNPGTTTNIPGYAINTQNVNSEYNKASSTTNYEITTRKSDEVVTPGGVRRLTASVLVDGELDEAGLNELREVISSAIGYSEARGDSLVVKSMKFSTAFADALVAELRQERMMRVITGSVIALLMLLLAAAAVFWWLRRRAQRAVVSELEEGKHVPTIQEMLTSPDLLAFQGELAVLEEQLKVYARNNPGEVANLVNEWLSSDD; this is encoded by the coding sequence ATGGATAGCCTCAAACGCTGGTTCGCGGCCTTTTTGTTGTTTTGGGCCTCCTTGAAGCTGTGGCAGCGCATCTCCTTATTCATTGCGGCTTTTCTGGTGATAGCCGCAATGTTCATGCTTGTATTTCTGGCTGGCCGAACTTCTTATGAGCCCCTTTTTGCGGGGCTGGAGGTCGAGGATCAGGCGGCGATCGTGTCCTATCTGAGGGAAAACAAGATCCCGTATCGCTTGGATCCTGCGGCCAGCGCCATTTTGATGCCACGAGAACTGGTCTACGAGACGCGGTTGACCTTGGCTCAGGAGGGCCTGCCCAAGGGCGGCAGCAAGGGGTTCGAGCTCTTCGACGACTCCAAGATGGGGCTCAGCGAATTTCAGCAGCGCATCACCTATATCAGGGCCATCGAGGGCGAACTCGAGCGGACCATCGCGCAGATGGATGTCGTCGACTCCGCCAGGGTCAGCGTCGTCATCCCGGAGCAGCGACTGTTTCTGGAACAACGGAAGCCCTCGACGGCCTCGGTCCTTCTGCGGCTGCGTCCTGGTTCCGTCCTGGGGCCGAACCAGGTGAAGTCCGTCATTCATCTGGTGTCCCACAGCGTGGACGGGCTTCAGCCGGAGGATGTCACGGTCGTCGATACGGGCGGGAACATTCTTTCGGATATGATTGCGGACTCGATGATCATTTATCCCCCGGACGGGCGGAGCGCCGTGACTTCGGTACAGAGGGAGCTGGAGCGTCAGCGGGAGCGGGAGCTCGAGTCCAAGGCCCGCCTGATGCTGGAACAGGTGTTCGGGCCAGGCAAGGTGGTCGTGCGGGTCAAGGTGGATCTCGATTTCGACAAGCGCTCCCATTCCTTCGTCGAATACACCCCCAATCCCGAGACGGGGCAGGGGGTTCCCCGAAGCAACCAGCGCGAGGAGGAGAACTACACCGGGCAGGGACAGCCGATCGGCTCCAACCCCGGCACCACGACCAACATTCCGGGTTACGCAATCAACACCCAGAACGTGAACAGCGAGTACAACAAGGCCAGCTCGACGACCAACTACGAAATTACGACGCGCAAGAGCGACGAGGTCGTTACGCCCGGAGGAGTTCGGCGCCTGACGGCGTCGGTTCTGGTGGACGGGGAGCTCGACGAGGCAGGGCTGAACGAGCTGAGGGAGGTCATCTCCTCCGCCATTGGCTACAGTGAGGCGCGGGGCGACAGCCTGGTCGTGAAGTCCATGAAATTCTCCACGGCGTTCGCCGATGCGTTGGTCGCGGAGCTGCGCCAGGAGCGGATGATGCGCGTGATCACCGGGTCGGTGATTGCGCTTTTGATGCTGCTTCTGGCCGCTGCTGCGGTCTTCTGGTGGCTGCGCCGCCGGGCGCAGAGGGCCGTCGTATCGGAGCTGGAGGAGGGCAAGCACGTTCCCACGATTCAGGAGATGCTGACCTCTCCCGACCTTCTGGCGTTTCAGGGCGAACTGGCCGTTCTGGAGGAACAGTTGAAGGTCTATGCCAGAAACAATCCCGGGGAAGTGGCCAATCTCGTCAACGAGTGGCTTTCCTCCGACGATTAG
- the fliG gene encoding flagellar motor switch protein FliG yields MAKPNSSISNREKIAVLMVALGNDIAAEVYKKLDDTAIELITLEVANLRKVTPELKLDVLKEAQEVLMAREFMARGGVDYARDVLERALGPERAQNLLARITASLQVRPFDFMRHTDPQQVLSFIQGEHPQTIALILSYLEAPQAAMILSGLPAVMQAEVAKRVARMDRITPEVLREVERVLERKLSTVMGQDFTMAGGIDAVVAIVNSADRTTERNIMEYLEENDPELAEEIKKRLFVFEDIIRLDDRSLQRVLREVDMKELGLALKGATEELRTKFFRNMSKRAAEMLQEDMDYMGPVRVKDVEESQQKVVNIVRGLEEQGEIVIATGGEDELVV; encoded by the coding sequence ATGGCTAAACCGAACAGTTCGATATCGAACCGGGAAAAGATTGCAGTCCTCATGGTGGCCTTGGGAAACGACATCGCCGCGGAGGTCTATAAGAAATTGGACGATACCGCCATCGAGCTGATCACGCTCGAGGTGGCCAACCTGCGCAAGGTGACGCCCGAGCTCAAGCTCGACGTTCTGAAGGAGGCCCAGGAAGTGCTGATGGCCCGCGAGTTCATGGCCCGGGGCGGTGTGGACTACGCGCGCGACGTCTTGGAACGGGCGCTGGGGCCGGAGAGGGCCCAGAATCTTCTGGCCCGCATCACGGCAAGCCTTCAGGTCCGTCCGTTCGATTTTATGCGCCACACCGATCCTCAGCAGGTGCTGAGCTTTATTCAGGGCGAGCATCCTCAGACGATCGCCCTGATCCTGTCGTATCTCGAGGCTCCCCAGGCCGCCATGATCCTCAGCGGATTGCCCGCCGTCATGCAGGCGGAGGTCGCCAAGCGTGTCGCCCGGATGGATCGTATTACGCCCGAGGTGCTGCGGGAGGTGGAACGGGTGCTCGAGCGCAAGCTGAGTACGGTCATGGGACAGGATTTCACGATGGCGGGCGGTATCGACGCGGTGGTCGCCATCGTGAACAGCGCCGATCGGACCACCGAACGCAACATTATGGAATACCTGGAGGAGAACGACCCCGAGTTGGCGGAGGAGATCAAGAAGCGGCTCTTCGTCTTCGAGGATATCATCCGTCTGGACGATCGCTCCCTGCAGCGCGTCCTGCGCGAGGTCGACATGAAGGAGCTGGGGCTCGCCCTCAAGGGAGCGACCGAGGAGCTGCGGACGAAATTTTTCCGGAACATGTCGAAGCGTGCGGCGGAGATGCTCCAGGAGGACATGGACTACATGGGGCCGGTCCGGGTCAAGGATGTCGAGGAGTCCCAGCAGAAGGTCGTCAACATCGTCAGGGGGCTGGAGGAGCAGGGCGAGATCGTCATCGCCACCGGTGGAGAGGACGAGCTCGTTGTCTAG
- a CDS encoding NFACT family protein, translating to MAFGPEFVRGLRATLNERLPWRVAKVEGGDDWVALKVSHDDSWLLISWGTGTGGCCMADGRSILALRKGAPARTPLAEALRSRFVKADIVAVRQLNRDRVLEFEVRRRVAAGTEVRYRLVLEATEPQGNLVLLDSARRIEELARHAAPERNPYRTLLPGHSYAPPPEFSGTVPEALDSLEPDEVMNIAGLGRPLLRLIRDHWEERSPEAWLSAVREADSDLPLPCQRTDKGYLTRFSVPFPEAEPLGSDTLAAAERGVLFPLLERGRDRRLRQLDARLKRAVKARERHKDGLLKQLKDCAEAEVLRRKGELLLAHLGAVPERAESVVLTDWEGSRLEIALDPHLSPSRNADRYFKKYRKAKGDPEAIRQGIAELESAMEELAQQRDLLEAIDDPEGFEEAIRDIEEWLSPEKVHKIQKRSGKGKNALPPHLSFERGGLTVLVGLSARGNRFVTFKQAKSDDLWLHAHELPGAHVVIRGARGREELETEHRDVLEFAAALAAAHSKGKHAGSVPVDYTERRYVRSVPGTVALVTYTNPGTLRIEPANEQKAWISQ from the coding sequence ATGGCCTTCGGGCCTGAATTCGTTCGCGGCCTTCGGGCCACGCTGAACGAGCGGCTTCCCTGGCGCGTGGCCAAGGTGGAGGGCGGGGACGATTGGGTGGCCCTGAAGGTATCGCATGACGACAGCTGGCTGCTGATCTCCTGGGGAACCGGGACTGGGGGATGCTGCATGGCTGACGGCAGGTCCATCCTTGCCCTGAGAAAGGGGGCTCCGGCCCGGACACCCCTTGCCGAGGCCCTCAGAAGCCGATTCGTCAAGGCCGACATTGTCGCCGTCCGCCAACTCAACCGCGACCGCGTGCTGGAGTTCGAGGTCCGCCGCCGGGTGGCGGCGGGCACGGAGGTGCGATACCGCCTGGTCCTCGAGGCGACGGAACCCCAGGGGAACCTCGTCCTGCTCGACTCAGCGCGCAGGATCGAGGAGCTTGCCCGTCACGCCGCCCCCGAACGGAACCCCTACCGAACGCTTCTCCCCGGGCATTCCTATGCGCCTCCGCCGGAATTTTCGGGGACCGTACCGGAGGCCCTCGATTCGCTGGAGCCCGACGAGGTCATGAACATCGCCGGCCTCGGACGCCCCCTGTTGCGCCTGATTCGAGACCATTGGGAGGAGCGGTCCCCCGAGGCCTGGCTGTCCGCCGTCCGAGAGGCCGATTCCGATCTCCCTCTGCCCTGCCAGAGAACCGACAAGGGCTACCTGACGCGTTTTTCCGTCCCCTTCCCCGAGGCGGAACCCCTGGGATCCGATACCTTGGCCGCTGCCGAGCGGGGCGTCCTCTTCCCGCTGCTGGAGAGGGGGCGGGATCGACGGCTTCGTCAGCTGGACGCCCGCCTGAAACGGGCGGTCAAGGCAAGAGAACGCCACAAGGACGGACTGCTGAAGCAGCTGAAGGATTGCGCCGAGGCCGAGGTGCTGCGCCGAAAGGGCGAATTGCTCCTGGCGCACCTGGGGGCCGTGCCGGAGCGCGCGGAATCCGTCGTCCTGACGGACTGGGAGGGCTCGCGCCTCGAGATCGCACTGGACCCTCATCTCTCCCCCTCGCGAAACGCCGATCGCTATTTCAAAAAATATCGCAAGGCCAAAGGAGACCCCGAGGCGATCCGACAGGGCATCGCCGAGCTGGAGAGCGCCATGGAGGAGCTTGCCCAGCAGCGGGACCTCCTGGAGGCCATCGACGACCCGGAGGGCTTTGAAGAGGCCATCCGGGACATTGAAGAATGGCTGAGCCCCGAAAAGGTGCACAAAATTCAAAAACGAAGCGGCAAAGGGAAAAACGCTCTCCCTCCTCACCTGAGCTTCGAGCGGGGAGGTCTGACCGTCCTTGTGGGCCTGTCGGCGCGCGGGAACCGCTTCGTCACGTTCAAGCAAGCCAAGAGTGACGACCTCTGGCTCCACGCCCACGAGCTGCCGGGGGCTCACGTCGTCATTCGAGGGGCCAGGGGCCGGGAGGAACTGGAGACGGAGCACCGGGACGTCCTGGAGTTCGCAGCCGCCCTGGCTGCAGCGCACTCCAAGGGGAAACACGCCGGTTCCGTGCCGGTGGATTACACGGAACGCCGCTACGTCCGATCCGTCCCGGGAACGGTCGCATTGGTCACCTATACGAACCCTGGCACACTGAGGATCGAACCGGCAAATGAACAGAAGGCCTGGATATCGCAATGA
- a CDS encoding flagellar export protein FliJ, with product MHQRIRKFSRILKLREDDRRSEQSLLAAERQEEKDVLDRLFSLEGERSRALDDFSGCEGGMVSCAELWFRRRFIDVIQDRIHEGNDSLRDVRERIAETEERLVDRHRDVRIMETYVDRLRTADLRNRLHLEQQELDDLAMVHYSRTKKGADS from the coding sequence GTGCATCAGCGTATTCGAAAATTCAGCCGCATCCTGAAGCTGAGGGAGGACGACAGGAGGTCCGAACAGAGCCTCCTGGCGGCCGAACGCCAAGAGGAAAAGGACGTTCTGGATCGGCTTTTTTCCCTGGAGGGAGAACGCTCCAGGGCACTTGACGATTTTTCCGGATGCGAGGGAGGGATGGTGTCCTGTGCGGAGCTTTGGTTCCGGCGACGGTTCATCGACGTCATCCAGGATCGCATCCACGAGGGCAACGACTCCCTGCGGGACGTTCGGGAACGGATTGCGGAGACGGAGGAGCGGCTGGTGGACCGGCATCGTGACGTCCGGATCATGGAGACCTACGTGGATCGGCTCAGGACCGCCGACCTCAGGAACCGACTTCATCTGGAGCAGCAGGAATTGGACGACCTGGCGATGGTGCACTATTCGCGGACGAAAAAAGGAGCCGATTCATGA
- a CDS encoding lytic transglycosylase domain-containing protein has translation MRPDLTNMTRALGRIDEIVRRYGPRTAEGFSGAERFVDLLDKASPRGERTPSERSLDDLRKLAAHRAEAYNIDEELIRAVIQVESGWNPRAVSSKGARGLMQLMPGTANMLGVDDPFDPEQNVEGGVKYLSDLTDKYNGDVEKALAAYNAGPGRIDSGRTPASAERYVRNVMALYRRYREED, from the coding sequence ATGAGACCCGATTTAACGAACATGACGCGGGCCCTGGGGCGTATCGACGAGATCGTACGCAGGTATGGGCCCCGGACCGCGGAAGGCTTTTCCGGGGCCGAGCGTTTCGTCGACCTTCTGGACAAAGCCTCGCCCCGGGGAGAGAGGACGCCCTCGGAACGTTCGCTCGACGACCTCCGAAAGCTGGCCGCCCATCGTGCCGAAGCCTACAACATCGACGAGGAGCTCATCCGTGCCGTGATTCAGGTGGAATCGGGCTGGAATCCCAGGGCGGTGTCCTCCAAGGGGGCGAGGGGCCTGATGCAGCTCATGCCGGGTACGGCAAACATGCTGGGGGTCGACGATCCTTTCGATCCCGAGCAGAACGTCGAGGGCGGGGTAAAATATCTTTCCGATCTGACCGATAAGTACAACGGGGACGTCGAGAAGGCCCTGGCGGCGTACAACGCCGGGCCGGGCCGGATCGATTCCGGCCGGACGCCCGCCTCGGCCGAGCGCTACGTCAGAAACGTTATGGCCCTGTATCGTCGTTACAGGGAGGAAGATTAG
- the fliI gene encoding flagellar protein export ATPase FliI, whose protein sequence is MSRPGLFPILEAELEQLPLIKINGRVVQVVGLVAESQGPDVRVGDLCHICFRDGSHGLDAEVVGFRDDRVLLMPLGDLREVGPGCDVISTSHPLEVAVGDALLGRILDGLGEPMDDKGPVAGTDFYPLYAAPPHPLRRQMVERPLSVGVRVIDGMLTLGTGQRIGIFAGSGVGKSTLLGMMARYTTADVNVISLVGERGREVREFIERDLGPEGLARSVLIVATSDQPPLIRLKAALTATAVAEFFRDEGKNVLLMMDSVTRVARAQREIGLAIGEPPATRGYTPSVFEMLPRLLERAGAGEKGSITGIYTVLVEGDDMNEPVADTVRGVLDGHVVLSRKVASRNFYPAVSVLESVSRVMPAVVSPEHLAAAGRIRELLATYAEAEDLINIGAYKSGSNARVDWALSHLDSVNDFLKQRVDESSLFEDTDKRMLALAPQP, encoded by the coding sequence ATGAGCCGTCCCGGCCTGTTCCCGATTCTGGAGGCGGAGCTCGAGCAGCTGCCCCTGATCAAGATCAACGGACGGGTGGTTCAGGTGGTGGGGTTGGTCGCGGAGTCCCAGGGGCCGGACGTCCGGGTGGGGGACCTGTGCCATATTTGCTTCAGGGACGGGTCGCACGGTCTGGATGCCGAAGTCGTCGGTTTCCGCGACGATCGGGTTTTGTTGATGCCCCTGGGGGATCTTCGAGAGGTCGGCCCCGGCTGCGACGTCATCTCGACGAGCCATCCCCTGGAGGTCGCCGTGGGAGACGCCCTGTTGGGCCGTATCCTCGACGGGCTCGGGGAGCCCATGGACGACAAGGGGCCCGTGGCGGGCACGGATTTCTATCCTCTGTACGCCGCGCCGCCCCATCCCCTCAGGCGTCAGATGGTGGAGCGCCCCCTCTCCGTGGGGGTGCGCGTCATCGACGGGATGCTGACCCTGGGGACGGGGCAGCGTATCGGAATTTTCGCCGGATCCGGCGTTGGGAAGAGCACGCTCCTGGGCATGATGGCCCGCTACACGACGGCGGACGTCAACGTCATCTCCCTGGTGGGAGAGCGCGGACGCGAGGTTCGGGAATTTATCGAGCGGGACCTGGGACCGGAGGGGCTGGCACGTTCGGTCCTGATCGTCGCGACCTCGGATCAGCCCCCTTTGATTCGGCTGAAGGCCGCTCTGACGGCTACGGCCGTGGCGGAGTTCTTCCGGGACGAGGGCAAGAACGTCCTTCTGATGATGGATTCCGTCACCCGTGTTGCCCGAGCCCAGCGCGAAATCGGGCTTGCGATCGGGGAGCCTCCGGCGACGCGGGGCTACACGCCCTCGGTCTTCGAGATGCTGCCCCGCCTGCTGGAACGGGCGGGCGCCGGTGAAAAGGGCAGCATCACGGGGATCTATACCGTCCTCGTCGAGGGGGACGACATGAATGAGCCGGTCGCGGATACGGTGCGGGGCGTCCTGGACGGACACGTCGTGCTCTCCCGCAAGGTTGCGTCGCGCAATTTTTATCCTGCCGTCAGCGTGCTGGAGAGCGTGAGCCGCGTCATGCCGGCGGTCGTCTCTCCGGAGCATCTGGCGGCGGCCGGCCGTATCCGAGAGCTGCTGGCCACCTACGCGGAGGCCGAGGATCTCATCAACATCGGGGCTTATAAGTCGGGTTCCAACGCACGGGTGGACTGGGCCCTCTCCCACCTGGACAGCGTGAACGACTTTCTGAAACAGCGTGTGGACGAGAGTTCCCTGTTCGAGGATACGGACAAGAGAATGCTTGCCTTGGCTCCACAGCCGTAG